A DNA window from Mesorhizobium sp. C432A contains the following coding sequences:
- a CDS encoding ABC transporter ATP-binding protein, with translation MAFLEIDGLKKRFGNVEILKGIDVELEKGGFLVLVGPSGCGKSTLLNTIAGLEQITEGEIRVDGRAINDLHPSKRDIAMVFQSYALYPNMTVAGNISFGMEMRGVPADERQKAIDKVAKVLQIGHLLQRKPSQLSGGQRQRVAMGRALVRDPKLFLFDEPLSNLDAKLRVDMRIEIKRLHATTGTTIVYVTHDQIEAMTLATKIAVMRDGEVQQFGTPAEIYNNPTNLFVADFMGSPAMNLIPATIATSGNALSVVLEREAREPITLPMANAPAGLSAFQGKPIIFGVRPEALTDPEGAERNASNIATADLHIEVVEPAGSDTFAVTNLGGKGVVARLRADANIQPGTSTPLAFNLTKAVFFDPATEHRIR, from the coding sequence ATGGCTTTTCTGGAAATTGATGGGCTGAAGAAGCGCTTCGGGAATGTCGAGATCCTGAAGGGCATCGATGTCGAGCTCGAAAAGGGCGGCTTCCTGGTGCTGGTCGGCCCGTCCGGCTGCGGCAAGTCCACCTTGCTCAACACGATTGCCGGCCTAGAGCAGATCACCGAGGGCGAAATCCGCGTCGACGGCCGCGCCATCAACGATCTGCACCCATCCAAGCGCGACATCGCCATGGTGTTCCAGAGCTATGCGCTCTATCCGAACATGACGGTGGCCGGAAACATCTCCTTCGGCATGGAGATGCGCGGCGTGCCGGCCGACGAACGCCAAAAGGCGATCGACAAGGTGGCCAAGGTCCTGCAGATCGGCCACCTCCTGCAGCGCAAGCCGAGCCAGCTTTCCGGCGGCCAGCGCCAGCGCGTCGCCATGGGCCGGGCGCTGGTGCGCGACCCCAAGCTGTTCCTGTTCGACGAGCCTTTGTCCAACCTCGACGCCAAATTGCGCGTTGACATGCGCATCGAGATCAAGCGCCTGCATGCCACCACCGGCACAACCATCGTCTACGTCACCCACGACCAGATCGAGGCGATGACGCTGGCTACCAAGATCGCCGTCATGCGCGACGGCGAGGTGCAGCAGTTCGGCACCCCGGCCGAGATCTACAACAACCCGACCAATTTGTTCGTCGCCGACTTCATGGGTTCGCCAGCGATGAACCTGATCCCGGCGACCATTGCCACGTCGGGCAATGCGCTGTCCGTCGTGTTGGAGCGCGAGGCGCGCGAGCCGATCACGCTGCCGATGGCCAACGCGCCGGCGGGTCTTTCGGCATTCCAGGGCAAGCCGATCATCTTCGGCGTGCGCCCGGAAGCGCTGACCGATCCGGAAGGTGCGGAACGCAACGCCTCCAACATTGCCACTGCCGACCTGCACATCGAAGTGGTCGAGCCGGCAGGGTCCGACACGTTCGCGGTGACCAACCTCGGCGGCAAGGGCGTGGTGGCGCGGTTGCGGGCCGACGCCAACATCCAGCCAGGCACCAGCACGCCGCTCGCCTTCAACCTAACCAAGGCCGTGTTCTTCGATCCGGCGACCGAACACCGCATCCGCTGA
- a CDS encoding carbohydrate ABC transporter permease, with protein sequence MSAVATPARQASSGMSTKTLNRIVIYGLLALFALFYLMPLFVMLVTSFKTMEEIQNGNMLALPQAPTFDPWIKAWSEVCSGLTCVGMKGYFWNSIKMVVPAVIISTLLGALNGYVLTNWRFRGATLVFGLMLFACFIPFQSVLLPMATILGSLGRFGVKLQNATGFTFGFGNPTVNLVFVHVVYGIGFTTLFFRNYYEAFPNELVKAAQIDGASFFQIFRRIMLPNSLPIIVVTVIYQFTNIWNDFLFASAYAGSGDVMPMTVALNNVVNTSTGVVEYNVNMAAAMIAALPTLLVYVVAGRYFVRGLMAGAVKG encoded by the coding sequence ATGAGCGCCGTTGCCACCCCTGCCCGCCAGGCCTCTAGCGGCATGAGCACCAAGACCCTGAACCGCATCGTCATCTACGGACTGCTGGCGCTGTTTGCGTTGTTCTACCTGATGCCGCTGTTCGTCATGCTGGTGACCTCGTTCAAGACCATGGAGGAGATCCAGAACGGCAACATGCTGGCGCTGCCCCAGGCGCCGACCTTCGACCCATGGATAAAGGCGTGGAGCGAAGTTTGCTCGGGCCTGACCTGCGTCGGCATGAAGGGCTATTTCTGGAACTCGATCAAGATGGTGGTTCCGGCAGTCATCATCTCGACCCTGCTCGGCGCGCTCAACGGCTATGTGCTGACCAATTGGCGCTTTCGCGGGGCGACGCTGGTGTTCGGGCTGATGCTGTTTGCCTGTTTCATCCCGTTCCAGTCGGTACTGCTGCCGATGGCAACGATCCTCGGCAGCTTGGGCCGGTTCGGCGTCAAGCTGCAGAACGCGACCGGTTTCACCTTCGGCTTTGGCAATCCGACCGTGAACCTGGTGTTCGTTCACGTCGTCTACGGCATCGGTTTCACCACCCTCTTCTTCCGCAATTACTACGAAGCGTTTCCGAACGAGCTGGTGAAGGCGGCGCAGATCGACGGGGCAAGCTTCTTCCAGATCTTCCGGCGCATCATGCTGCCCAACTCGCTGCCGATCATCGTGGTGACGGTGATCTACCAGTTCACCAACATCTGGAACGACTTCCTGTTCGCCTCCGCCTATGCCGGCTCCGGCGACGTGATGCCGATGACGGTGGCGCTCAACAACGTCGTCAACACCTCGACAGGCGTCGTCGAATACAACGTCAACATGGCTGCGGCGATGATCGCAGCCCTGCCCACCCTTCTCGTCTATGTGGTCGCCGGCCGCTACTTCGTGCGTGGCCTGATGGCGGGCGCGGTCAAAGGATAA